In Cumulibacter manganitolerans, the following proteins share a genomic window:
- the menD gene encoding 2-succinyl-5-enolpyruvyl-6-hydroxy-3-cyclohexene-1-carboxylic-acid synthase yields MSAVDLARSTIRALLLAGVRDFVLSPGSRNTPLSLELAEAESRGLLRLHVRIDERTAAFLALGLGKGSGLPTAVVSTSGTAAANFHPAVIEASLSLTPMAVVTANRPLFMLGTGANQTIKQVGLYGDAARLAVHVDDQRPETWDATLHSGILAMTTSPAGPGPVQIDLGLTPPLVPDDLDFITPIQDGEEADPLPVAAAAAEIALPERALVVVAECGELLARSAIRSAVAAGYPVHVEAGSALASAGPACLRAGAFLLRSGLVDERRPDHLLIVGRPTLSRPIPALASRPDVAVTVVSDDPSLINPLQTGSPALRASSLTIAGTVDREYAEAWRAADVAAARQIDAETAATFDAGAATAVVAASAPDLLVVASSNPIRDLDERSTRSAQWVVVNRGAAGIDGLVSTSVGAALAAQAADPESSATALLGDLAFLHDTTGLVIGPAEPRPDLTIVVLNNDGGAIFASLEQGAPDYAEHFERVFGTPHGTSIEKLCAATSTTYQRCTTREELRSALGERPAGIRVLEVPISREDERQRRQAFTARVVGAVKATIS; encoded by the coding sequence CGGGCGTGCGCGACTTCGTGCTGTCGCCCGGATCCCGCAACACGCCGCTGTCGCTCGAGCTCGCCGAGGCCGAGAGCCGGGGGCTGCTGCGCCTGCACGTACGCATCGACGAGCGCACGGCGGCGTTCCTCGCGCTCGGGCTCGGCAAGGGCAGCGGCCTACCCACGGCGGTGGTGTCGACGTCCGGCACCGCGGCGGCGAACTTCCATCCGGCGGTGATCGAGGCGAGCCTGTCGCTCACCCCGATGGCCGTCGTCACCGCCAACCGGCCGCTGTTCATGCTCGGCACCGGCGCCAACCAGACCATCAAGCAGGTGGGCCTGTACGGGGACGCCGCCCGGCTCGCCGTGCACGTCGACGACCAGCGGCCCGAGACGTGGGACGCCACCTTGCACAGCGGCATTCTCGCGATGACCACGTCACCGGCCGGTCCCGGCCCCGTGCAGATCGACCTCGGGCTCACCCCGCCGCTGGTGCCCGACGACCTCGACTTCATCACCCCCATCCAGGACGGCGAGGAGGCGGACCCGCTGCCCGTCGCGGCCGCCGCGGCCGAGATCGCGCTGCCCGAACGGGCCCTCGTGGTCGTCGCCGAGTGCGGCGAGCTGCTCGCCCGCTCGGCGATCCGCAGCGCCGTCGCCGCCGGCTACCCGGTGCACGTGGAGGCGGGCAGCGCGCTGGCCTCCGCCGGTCCGGCATGCCTGCGGGCCGGCGCCTTCCTGCTGCGGTCCGGCCTGGTCGACGAACGCCGGCCCGACCATCTGTTGATCGTCGGGCGGCCGACCCTGAGCCGGCCCATCCCGGCGCTGGCGTCGAGGCCGGACGTCGCCGTCACGGTGGTCAGCGACGACCCCAGCCTGATCAACCCGCTGCAGACCGGATCCCCCGCGCTGCGGGCGTCCAGCCTCACCATCGCGGGCACGGTGGACCGCGAGTACGCCGAGGCGTGGCGCGCGGCCGACGTCGCAGCGGCGCGGCAGATCGACGCCGAGACCGCCGCCACCTTCGACGCCGGCGCGGCGACAGCCGTCGTCGCCGCCTCGGCCCCCGACCTGCTCGTCGTCGCGTCGTCCAACCCCATCCGCGACCTCGACGAGCGGTCCACCCGCAGCGCGCAGTGGGTCGTGGTCAACCGCGGTGCGGCCGGCATCGACGGTCTCGTTTCGACGTCCGTCGGTGCCGCACTCGCCGCGCAGGCGGCAGATCCGGAGAGCTCGGCCACCGCGCTGCTCGGCGATCTGGCGTTCCTCCACGACACGACCGGCCTCGTCATCGGCCCGGCAGAGCCGCGGCCCGACCTGACCATCGTCGTCCTCAACAACGACGGCGGGGCGATCTTCGCCAGCCTGGAGCAGGGTGCGCCGGACTATGCCGAGCACTTCGAACGCGTCTTCGGCACCCCGCACGGCACGAGCATCGAGAAGCTGTGCGCCGCCACATCGACGACATATCAGCGATGCACGACCCGCGAGGAACTGCGATCGGCGCTGGGCGAGCGGCCCGCGGGCATCCGCGTCCTCGAGGTGCCGATCTCGCGCGAGGACGAACGCCAGCGTCGGCAGGCGTTCACCGCGCGGGTCGTCGGCGCGGTCAAGGCGACGATCAGCTGA